The nucleotide sequence ACGCGACGACGCTCGCGCATGCCGCGAAGGAGGCCGGAGACGCGAGCCACGGCACAGCGCCGCGCGCGTCCGCGGCTGCGGTCGAGGCGTCCCGGCACGAGGAGGGGACGGTGGCGGCCCCGGCGGTCGGCGCGGTCGCGGGAGCATCGACGATGGCGGAGTCCGTCGACGTCGTCCGGCCCTCCGGCCGCCGTGACGCGTCGCGGGCGCGGAAGACGGGCCGGGCGGCCGGCTCGGCGGGGGCCGAGACCGCCTCCGGGAAGGATTCCGGGGCGTCGGACGGCGCGGACGAGCAGGGCGCTTCGCGGAAGACCCGCCCGGCGGGGAACCGGGACGCGTCCGAGGAGCCGAGGAAGTCCGCGGCCAAGACGGCCGGTTCGCGTGCGACGCGGGCCAAGGGCGACTCCTCCTCCGACGCCGCGGACTCGGCGGGCCAGGACCCGGCCTCCGGGAACTCCCGCAAGCACAACGGCGGTTCCTCGTGACCGGAACACCCGGCGTGCTCGTGCACGCCGACGGCGTACTGCTGGCGCGAGCGGCGGCGGCGCGGTTCCTCACCCGCGTCGTCGACGCGCAGGCGGCGCGCGGGATGGCTCATGTGGTGCTGACCGGGGGGCGCAACGGCAACGCGCTGCTGCGCGAACTCGCCGCGTCGCCCGCCCGCGACGTCGTCGACTGGGCGCACGTGCACGTGTGGTGGGGAGACGAGCGGTTCCTGCCGTCCGGTCATCCGGAGCGCAACGAGACGCAGGCCCGCGCGGAACTGCTCGACGGGCTCGCGCTGAACCCGGAGTTCGTCCATCCCATGCCCGCCGCGGACGGTCCGGACGGCAACGACCCGGAGGCGGCGGCCGGCCGCTACGCGGACGAACTCGCGGTCGCCGCACGGCCGGAGACCCCGGCCGAGCGCGGTGGTGTGGACGTACCGTCGTTCGACATCGCGATGTTCGGCGTGGGCCCGGACTGCCACGTCGCGTCGCTGTTTCCCGAACTGCCGGCCGTCCACGAGACCGAGCTGACCGTGGTCGCGGTGCGCGGTGCCCCGAAGCCGCCGCCGACGCGTATCACCTTGACGTTCCCGGCGATTCGCACCGCCAAGGACGTGTGGCTGCTGGCCGCCGGGGACGACAAGGCGTCGGCGGTGCGCCTCGGACTGGGCGGCGGCGGGCCGGTGCAGGTGCCGGCGGCCGGCGCGTACGGGCGGCGCAACACGCTGTGGCTGCTGGACCGTTCGGCGGCGGCGCAACTCCCGCCGGGGCTGGACCGGTTCGCGTCGCCCTGACGCCCCGGCCGCGAATCCGCGGGGCGGTACCCGGAGTTCGGGTGCCGCCCCGACGCGTTCGCGGGTCAGATCGTCCGAAGGCAGTACGTCGTGCCGGTGCCGGTGGGGACGCCGTTGAGGGTCATGTACTCGTCGTAGGAGTACTCGGTGCCGGAGACGTCGGCGCACGGGTCCGAGCCGATCCGGTACGGGAAGGTCCGCAGCACCTTGAACGCGGCGTCGGCGTCCGAGCACGACACCTCGGTCAGCTCGTCCTGCCGCGACCCGTCGCCCGCGATTTCGCCGGCCAGGCACTCGCCCGTGGAGAAGCCGCTGGTCTTCGCGGTGGGCGTGGTGGCCTCCACCGTCGGTGTCCGGGTGACGGTCGAACGACGCGTCGCCGGGGTGGTGGGCAGGTCGAAGTCGGTGTCGAGGCCCGTGGGCAGCAGCACGGTCGGCGGCGGGACCGTCAAGGACGGCAGCGACGGAATGGCGGTGGGAATCGGCGGCATCGGGGGCGCGCCGGACTTGTCGTTGTCGTCTCCACAGGCGACCAGCCCGGCGAGCATGACGGTCACACCGATCGCGACGGCGCAGACCCTGGTTCGGGACGCGGGCCTAACCGAGGACATGCGAGGGGACCTCCCAAGAGGAGAGGGAAAGCACGTGAGAGTCACGTGGTGCCGCTGAAAACGATGGCCCCGGAGAACGGCGCAAGGCAACGCGAACGGGTGTCGGCGCGGGAATTCAAGGGGATTCCCTCGGTGGCCGGCCGTCGCCCGGGGAACGCGCAGCGCCCCGGCCCGCGTGCGAGACCGGCGCCGGGGCGCGTGCGAGAGCGGGGGGTGAACCCGCCGGGTCAGTGCGCGGTACCGACCCCGAGCAGTTCCAACACGTCGGTGTCGCCGCGGTCCTGAAGGCGTTTCAGCACCGCCTTGAGGTCGCAGCCGTCGCCGAGCCCCAGCCGGGAGCCCAGCAGCGCCGGGAGGTTCACCTGGTCGGGCACCGGGTCGACACCCGTGTGCCGCAGCGCTCGTGCCCAGCGGGGCAGGCGCAACTTGCCGTCTCCCGCGAGGAGTCGCGTCTCCATCCGGCCCTGCCGGACGGACCCGATGAAGACCATGTCGCCGATCTCGGCGCCGAGTCCGTGCAGGATCGCGCGCAGCGAGACGCAGTACGGCTCACGCTCCCAGCGCAGCGCGGCGGGCCCGGCGGCGTGGTGCAGCCGCAGACCGCCGTCCGGCCGCAGCCCCAGCACCTGGACGAACTGCGGTGGCAGCGGCAGGCGTTCGCCGTCCAGGAGCGGCGCCTCCACATCCACGCGGTACCACCACACGCCTTGTTCGTCGCGGAAGCAGCGCGCCGCGTCGCCGGGGTCGGCGACCGCCGGGGCCTCCTCGGGCGCGATCTCCCGGGTCGGCGGGGCCGGTGCCCGGCCCGCGTCGGGCGCCTGCGCGGCGGGCACCGGGCCGGACTCGTCGGCGGGCCACGGGTGGACGACGCCGTCCTCCAGGTCGAACCCGTCGAGGCGGGAGATCCACGCCTCGCGGACCTCGGGGCGAATCCCCAGCGCCGACAAGGGGGGTTCGAGGGCCGCGAAGGGCACCGAGCCGGTGCGCGCGCACGCCGCGCTCACGATCTCCGCGGTACGCGACTCCAGTTCGCCCGGCGCCCCGGCGGTCAGCCAGCCGTCGACCGAGGTGTTGAGGGCGAGCAGCCCGCGCAGCACCTGCCACAGCTGCACGCCGAGCCCGGGAATGGTCGCGGCGTGCCGCCGGTCGAGGTCACGCAGCTCGGCCACGGTCGCGACCGGGCCGAGCCGGGCCTCGACGCTGCCCAGGTGCGCGCGCACCGCGGCGCCGCCGGGCTGGTCCAACTGATGGGCGAGGTGCTGCCGCAGCGCCTGCTCCAGCGCCTCGACCTCGATCGAGTCCTTGTCGAACTCGGCGGCGAGCGACGCGAGTTCCCGAGGGCTGTCGGTGAAGAGGCGGTCCCGGGCGAGGGTGCGCCAGCGGGGTTCGCGGCCGGTGAACCACGCGGCCAGCACCATCACGATGTTGCTGTGGGCGGGGACGAAGTCGGTGTCGGAGTCCTCGGCTTCGTCCGGTGCCGTCCCGGGCTCCCCGGCGAACGTCTCGGCGGCCTCGCGGGCGGGAGCGCTCGCGGGTGCCTCGGTCGGCTCGGGGGCGGCCGATCCGGCGGCGGTCGGCGGAGTGTCGGCCGGACGCGGCGGCAGCGGCGGCGGCGCGGTGGGCCTCGGCGGGATGACGAAGCCCTGGGCCGCGGGGGAGTCCGGCCGGGAGCCGTCGGATGACTTCGCCGGTTTCGCCGGGCTCGCCGCGTCCGCCCGGTGTGACGCGGCGGCCTCGTCGGCCGCGTCGCCGGGCTCGTGCACTGTCTGACGCGCGTCCTTGCGCGGTGCCGGGCTGTCGCCGGACGGTGCGCCGCGCGGCGTCGCCGGGATCGGGAAGTCGTCGCGCGTCGCGGGCGGGATCTCGCCGAACGCGTCCACCGCTTCGTCGTCGCCGTGTCCGTGCGCGTCCGCCGCCGGGGCGTCCGGTGCGGGCAGTGCCGGGAAGTCGTCGCGCGTCATCGGGGGCACTTCACCGAAGGCGTCGACGGCGGCGTCGGGTTCGGGGGAGTCGTCCGGCGGGGGCGCCGCGGCGGGCATCGCGAGCACGGTCAGATCGTCGGAGTCCGCGGCCCAGGGCGGCGGCGGGGGCGTCGTCCCGGGCGGTACGAGCACGGTCGCGTCCGCTCCGGCGCCCCGGTTCGTGGGGTCGGCCGCGTCCGGTCCGGCCGCGTCGTCCGGCACGGGGGGCGGTACGGCGCCGAGGACGGAGGTCATCTCCGGTGCGTCGTACGGATCGTCGGGGTCGGGCGACGCGTCGTCAGGGTCCTCGGAGCCCGAGTCCGGGGCAAGCGCGGCGACCGAAGCGGGATCAAGCCCCTCGGGCAGCAGGCTCGCGGGCACCAGCGACATCAGCCGCAGCAGTGACGTGCGTACTTCCGGGGTCGCGCTGTCGACGCCGACCACGGCCACGATCTCCAGCGTGACGCGGGTCAGCTCCGACATGAGCGGGACGTCCGGCGCCTCCTCCGCGAGCCAGCACACGACGGCACTGAGGTCGCCGGTGGGCGGCGCGGGGATGCTGACCGGGCGCAGCTCGTCCTCGATCGCGTCGACGAGGCCGTCGTACTCCTCCGCGTACGTCTCCTCCTCCGCGTACGACGTCTCCTCGGCGGGCGCGGCGGGAAGTGCCTCGGCGGCGGAGGGGCCGGCGGCGTCGGCCGCGTCGGGGGTCGGGGCGACCGGCGGACGCTTGCTGATGCGGATGCCGCGCGGCGCGGGAACGGCCGGTTCGACGGGGGCCTCGGCCCGCGAGGCCGCGCCCTCGCCCGCGACGTCGCCCGGCTCGGGTTCCGCGGCCTGCGCGGACTCCGTCGTCGGGTCCGCCACCTCGGCGGCATGGGTGACGGCGTCGGCCGCGTCATCCGCCGCGTCCGCGTCCGCGGTCGTCTCCGGCGCCTCGGCCGCGTCCGCCACCGTCGCGTCGCCCGCCCCCCGGTCCGCCGGCAGCAGGCCGAGGACTTCGGCGAACAGCTGGGAGATCACCGGCCGCACCGTCGTCGTGCCGATATTCGTCCAGTCGCCGATCTCCTGCACGGTGGTGCCCAGCAGGTCGGCCCAGTCCGGCGTCCGCACCAGGACGTTCGTCCGCACGCCCGACGGCCACTGGGAGAGCCGGAAGTCGTTGCGTGCCAGCCACGCCGCGGGCAGCAGGTCGCCGAGCCGCAGGTGCCGCAATTCGCCGTAGGCCAGCTCCGCGAGCCGGTCGGGCAGCTCGGTCGCGCCGATCGCGTCCACCGCGCGGGAGATCGGCACGCTCGTCCACCACGCGGGCGGCAGATCGGGATGGCCGAGGCGGCGGTCCACACGATCGGGAGGCAGGAAGCGCAGGGCCGGGACGAAATCGGCCAGCGTGGCCTCAAGCCGTGGCTGCATGCGGATCCTCCGTGACGCGGACGCTTCTCTTGCCGCTCTCCTCGTGCCGACGGTAGCGCCCGCGCTTGTGGTCGGCACAGGGCGGCGTCGTGCACACCACCCGTGCATGCGTGACGCCCCTGCGGTCCGGTTGGTTCCCGCGAGCGACCCGCGTCCGCACGGGGCGTCCCTGGTCAATGCGCGGATCCGGCCGGTGAGCACACCGGTGGGTGACGCCCGTGCGCCCGCGCCGCACCGGACCGGAGGCCTTCGCCATCCGTGCGGCGAGGGCGGCGGCCGGACGAGGTCGTCCGGCCCGGGGCCTACTGATCCGAGGCCCGGTCGGGCGCCGCGCCGGCGTCCGCGCGCTCGGACGCCGGCGCGGACGCGTCGGAGGAGTGGGGGGCCGCGCCGCCCTCCCCGTCCGCCGCCGGGGTCGACTCCGCCGGGGCCGGAGCCGGCCGACGGATGACGACTATGCCCTTGTCCAGGTCGATCGGGCCGGGACCGCCGTCTTCGTGGTCGTCGTCGCGGGCGAGTGTGAGCCTGTTGTGCTCGTCGCTGGTGTGCTTGCGCCCCGGGCTGAACAGCTCTTCGAAAACGCCGCCGAACACTGTCGCCTCCTCCCACCGCTTTCCGCGCCTGCCGGGAGGCCGCGCGTCGTGACCCTCTACTCCAGTGACCTCAACGATCGGCGAGGGCTTCCGATTCCCGCGCCCACGGTACGCGGTGACGTGAAAGCCGTGCGCCCGGCGTGCGCCGCCGCTTCCTCCACCGCCGTCCGCGCAACGGCCGAAAGCCACTCATCCGTGTCTGGTGCGGCCAACCAGGTTTCGGGTGGCCCCGGCAAGTAGATCTCATCTACAGGGGCCCAGAGGGAATCAGCAGGATTCGTCCGAAGCACGATCCGAGAGCACCACGAGCGGCGCACGATTCGGCGATCAGGGGGAGCTGTGGGCGAGACCGCACCCTTGCGACAGCATGGGGAGTCCGAGTTCGAATCACCGGCACCGGGCCACTCCGCGGGCCATGCCTTGGTTTCCGCGATTTCCGGTGCCACCCGACCGGTGCCGTCCCCGATCGGGCACGACGGTCCGCAGGCCGCGGGCGGGCGCGCGGCGGCGGTGCTGCTGACGCTGCATCTGCCGGCCTCGGTCGACGCGGTGCCGCGGGCCCGCCACGCCCTGCGCAACGCGCTGGCGGGGGAGAGTGCCGACGAGCCGCTGCAGATCCTCGAACTCCTGGTCTCCGAGTTGGTGACCAACGCCGTGCGGCACGCCCCGCAGTCGACCGAGGTCACCGTGCAACTGCTGTGCGGCGACGGTGTGTTCCGCCTCGCGGTCGCCGACGCCGGAGGACCGCTGCGGCGGCCGGGCCGCCCGGCCCGCGCGTCGGACGAGAACGGACGCGGGCTGCTGTTGGTCGAGGCGCTCGCGAATTCCTGGGGCAGCTACCCGATCGCGGGCGGCAAGGTCGTGTGGTGCGACGTACCGGTCCCG is from Yinghuangia sp. ASG 101 and encodes:
- a CDS encoding ATP-binding protein gives rise to the protein MPSPIGHDGPQAAGGRAAAVLLTLHLPASVDAVPRARHALRNALAGESADEPLQILELLVSELVTNAVRHAPQSTEVTVQLLCGDGVFRLAVADAGGPLRRPGRPARASDENGRGLLLVEALANSWGSYPIAGGKVVWCDVPVP
- a CDS encoding DUF6191 domain-containing protein, whose amino-acid sequence is MFGGVFEELFSPGRKHTSDEHNRLTLARDDDHEDGGPGPIDLDKGIVVIRRPAPAPAESTPAADGEGGAAPHSSDASAPASERADAGAAPDRASDQ
- the pgl gene encoding 6-phosphogluconolactonase, whose protein sequence is MTGTPGVLVHADGVLLARAAAARFLTRVVDAQAARGMAHVVLTGGRNGNALLRELAASPARDVVDWAHVHVWWGDERFLPSGHPERNETQARAELLDGLALNPEFVHPMPAADGPDGNDPEAAAGRYADELAVAARPETPAERGGVDVPSFDIAMFGVGPDCHVASLFPELPAVHETELTVVAVRGAPKPPPTRITLTFPAIRTAKDVWLLAAGDDKASAVRLGLGGGGPVQVPAAGAYGRRNTLWLLDRSAAAQLPPGLDRFASP
- a CDS encoding LppU/SCO3897 family protein, with the translated sequence MSSVRPASRTRVCAVAIGVTVMLAGLVACGDDNDKSGAPPMPPIPTAIPSLPSLTVPPPTVLLPTGLDTDFDLPTTPATRRSTVTRTPTVEATTPTAKTSGFSTGECLAGEIAGDGSRQDELTEVSCSDADAAFKVLRTFPYRIGSDPCADVSGTEYSYDEYMTLNGVPTGTGTTYCLRTI